The nucleotide sequence TAGACCAAGTCATctgtgatttgttttttattttttagttcttCAACAATTTCATGGATGTGTATGATGCATTTTGGTTATTTTCACACACTGCTCGGTCTCTGACCCCTATTCCTGCAGAGCCGTCCGTCCGAAGCCTCTGTTGTGCTTTTATGTCTTTGGTTTTGCGGCCCACTGATTTTAATGCTAGTGTGTGCGCATgttttgtatgtgcacacaaCAAAGCCAGAGCCCTGCATTCCTTCTGCCCCTCATGTTGTACAATGCCCAGCTAGGcacctactcccctcccccatttttcttGCTGTTCCAGCTAGACCAGCTGTCCGGTGAGCCCCCAGCAGTGGGATTTGAGGCACATGCAGCCACACCTTGTGAcaggcactttaccagctgagccacctctccaaccctttgggtttttttgagacacactTGCCTGGAACTTGTGCTCTGCCTACATCAGCGCCAGAGTGATGAGATTATaggggtgtgccaccatacccCTTCATGAGAATGAGAGTAAGCCACAGTGCCTTCGGGGAAGAGATCCCCAAAAGGGCATTCTATAACACGACGAGCAGAGGAAATGCCGTTTCTAGTTCCCTCCCTTGTGAGTACCCAGAAGATGCACAGGACTCATCTGTCTATATCCCTTGAGGTCAGAGCTGCCATTTCATCTGCCCAGGTGCACTGGCCAAGGTCCAAGTATTTGGAAAGTGGCACAGCGTTCCCAGGAAGCAGGCAACCTACGGAGACGCTGGACTGACATATACCTTCTCTGGTCTTACACTGACaccaaagccctggattccagtTCTAGAGCGTGTTCGAGATCGGATCTTCGGGGTGACAGGGCAGACCTTCAACTTTGTGCTCATTAACAGGTAACGTTTGCTCCCCGGGGAAGGGCTAAGGacttttgggactggagagatggagctCACGAGTAGGAGGAAGGCAGGGGTTAGGTGAGGTCACTGGTGAAGTGAGCACATCCCTAGCCTCTGCCCTGAAAGCACCAGTAGGGCCCTGCTTCCACCGCAGCAACCAATAGTGCATTCTGAGAACAGAGCAGCCAGACTCCAGGGGAAGTCATCTGGCATGAGGTGGTTAGAGGGACATGGAACTAGCTAGAGAGCTGGCGATACTAACATCTTGAGTAGAACAGAGGAATGCATGGTGTCCATGGAGTGGAAATCAGGAACCAGGGAGAAAAGAGtatgaagggggctggagagatggctcagcggttaagagcattgcctgctcttccaaaggttctgagttcaattcccagcaaccacatggtggctcacaaccatctgtaatgagatctggcaccctcttctggcttgcagacatacacacagacagaatattgtatacataataaataaataaataaatatttaaaaaaaaaaagagtatgaagGGCAGGGCCAGACTGCACAGGGTGTGGTGGGCAGGTTTTCCCTACATGAACCTGGTGACTGGAAGATGTGGCTATTTGATCTCATGTGTGAGGTCTGCAAGCATGACAAGATGTAGCTAAATGTCCTAGTCAGTGTTcttttgctgtgaggagacaccataagcaaagcaactcttagaaaacatttaccgaggcttgctttctgttttagagAGTTAGTCCATGGTcattatggtgggaagcagatgcataGCCCTGGAGCAGGGGCCGAGAGCTTCACATCCATAGCCCTGGAGCAGGGGCCGAGAGCTTCACCTTCTCATCTgcaagcagcaggcagagacagacactgggcttggagtgagcttttgaaacttcaaagcccaacCACAATGACACACCTACTCTTGATTGGCTCTaaagttccaccaactgggggcctttctcattcaaacaccTTGCTTGGCAAAGACATTCAGACTGGGCTCTCTGGTCTCGCAGGTGTACAGAAACAGCACACTGCTGCTTCGGGCTAGGATGAGGCACCGGCAGTATCGGCAGGTGATGGAGAGGGTTTCTTCAGCACTGTGGTTGTTTTCCCACTACAGGTACAAAGATGGTTGCGACCACATCGGGGAACACAGAGATGATgaaagagaactggctcctgggaGTCCCattgcatctgtctcctttggggcCTGCAGAGACTTCCTCTTCCGGCACAAAGACTCTCGAGGAAAGAGACCCCGGCAGACAGTGGAGGTAGTCAAGCTGCAGCTGGCCCATGGAAGCCTACTGATGATGAACCACCCCACCAATACCCACTGGTACCACAGTCTCCCCATCCGCAAGAAGGTCCTGGCTCCTCGGGTCAACTTGACTTTTCGGAAAATTTTACCtactaagaaataaaacattttctatttattatttttatttgtatgtgtgcatgccgcatgtgtgcaggtgccaggGATGCCAGAAGGTGTGCCATCACCTGGTGCTGGAGGtaccggtggttgtgagctgcttgacacaggtgctgggaaccaaactcaggtctttttttttttttgattttttttaaaatataaagcctttatttacttttaatatttattcatttatttattatgtatacaatattctgtctgtgtgtatgcctgcaggccagaagagggcaccagaccccattacagatggttgtgagccaccatgtggttgctgggaattgaactcaggacctttggaagaacaggcaatgctcttaacctctgagtcacctctctagcccccaaacTGAGGTCTTGAAAGAGCCTTGGTACCTGAGCTTAAGTCTGGAAtggcagcaagtgctcctacctgctgagacatctgtccagcccctaaaatctatttctaataatcaataccttgtattttctctttttgcttgaAGAGAGGATTTATTCTCATTACCCAGTACACAGCACCCAGTGCAGGAGGAGGACGCCATGTCACATCCGCAATAAAATACCACAGGTCTGGCGTGGCGCCGCTTATTTAATGCTGGCACTCAGAAGGCCGGGGCCTAGGTAGGTCTTTGAAAGTTCACAGGCAGCCTGTTGTACACAACCCGTTTAAAAAGACTAAAGCCCACCACTCGAGTGTTTCCTAACAAACCATCTTTATTGCTTAGTACACAGCAGATACAAAAGTGCCTTTAGCAGATCCACACTCCGCGGCCTACAGCCTAAGTACTAGCTTAACTTAGGTTTTTCCAGGAAGAAGCTACCTACTGTGAATAACTTAAAACTAGAAATCATCCTTGGTTGCTACCTAATGTCTAATAATTTACAAAATGAGGAAGTACATCAGCACTCGCCAGGGTCACACACTTACAGCCTGGCCCAAACCCTGGGCTGGGACCAGCGTCTCACAGTTGTCCTTTTGGTCGTCTCTCTTCCCTAGCTGACCTCTAAGATCACAAGTGACCGAGGGACTGAGCACTTGTCCACAGGGCCGCCTGGGCCAGAACAAATGGTTCAGCCGCCCCTGTGGGAACTGTGGCTGGAGGCAAGCACAGCAGTCTCGGAGTCTGCACAGTGAGATCTGATCTCAAAGCCAATGCTTAGGCACATCTGGAACATCTGCAGCTTACCCCTGCAGAGAAAACATCCTTGGCCTTACCTCAGTTACCTTTGGATAGGTCTGGTTCCAAATCTTACATCGGAAGAGTCAGTCTGAATTTGgtttggtatcttttttttttaattactaacTTGGCTAACACATAAGTACTATTGTGCCATCAACATCCTCCATCCCTGGGCTATTCATGAAACTTATCTGAAAACGGAAGAAAATGCCCAGAGTACCCTCTGCTTAACAAGGTCActgaagacacacacacttagaatACGCTCCTAGAATGTAACGGCAGGATGTGTTGGCTGCAGTTCTGTTCaaacaccacactgctttcctccTCACTGTGGGCCCTTACTGAAAAAGCAAGGTTCAGAGAGACTGTGGCCCTGGGCCAGTGTACTCTCCCAGCTCAGCTCTCAGGTCACCCCGCCCAGACTCTTGCCTGTAAACCCTACTATAGGCAACTGCTAACAGGAAGCTAGCCATCTTCCAGGGAGGCGAGGAGCAGCGGTGCAGACACCTCTCCCCCAGGGTGGACTGGCAAGTGGCGTGACTACACATAAAGAACTGAAGATTACAAAAGACAGACCCAAAGGTGGGGAGGTGGTCTTGAGGCTTTTGGGAAGAGACAAGGTTttatatgtagctcaggctggccaggaacttgtaatgatcctcctgccccagcttctgagtgctgggactccagGCGTGAGCCACCGTGCTGTTCTTTTGACCTCCAAGGAACTTGGAAGGACGAGGGCTTTCCCAACATTGTGCCTGTGAATCTTAGGTCATGCCTGTTCTCAGAACAACCAGAAGGGAAAGGCACTTGTTCTTCTGAATTGTTGCCTTTAATAATGTCACTAAGTCTTGCCAATGATATTTACGGGCctccttattaaaaataaagatctaTGCTGAAATGTCAGGGGATCAAACAAAGGCAATGCCCTCTGAGAACACCTAGCATATTACAGTATAGGAAGGGTGGCTCCTGGAGTCAGTTTCTTTAATGACCTGTGTCAGATGAGTAAGATGCTCTAGACACAATGGATGCTGTCCTCACGAGGACACCTTCTGGTACACCCTGGCAGCGCTGCGAAGACTGGTTCCCGAGTGAGCCTACTCTCAGAATACACAGAAGGCTGAGGGGCTCTGCAGGGGCTGGCTCACACGTGGACACGTGGCATGCCTTCTTTTAACACGGATGTGGCCCTCACCATGGGCCTGGCTCTGGGCTGGCCTGTCACTCCTCAGCCCTGTACTCCCGCCCCTGCTGCTGCGCCCTGGAGAGAACTCGCTCATAGAACAGCAGGTAGGCACAGGAAGACAGGACCTCCTGCAGACTGGCCTTGCGGACAGTGTCATCAGAAATCCACAGCCACTGGTTGCTGGTTGAGAGAGGGTTCTTGGCTGAAGGTGGTGACCGTCTGTAAGTGACAAAGTGTCCAGAGTGCATGTCTCCATGGTGGACGACAACTGCCATCAAGCGGAACAGGTATGTGGAGGAGCTGAAGGGTGGAAAAATGTCAGTTGTTGGTGAGAGAACCAGGTCTTGCGTGTGTCACACTATAGGAGGTGAGTGCAATGGTCCACACGCACACTGCTAAACACAGCTCTATGCCTCAACACTGAGTGTGTTACAGTGAACACTGAAGTCTGCACTGGCCACCTAGCTAGAATCCCAGGAAACAGTTCTCTTTACActactcatgtgtgcacacacgtgcagatTTCATACACTTCCAGAATTTCCTTTAAATGGAGTAACAATGTGATTGCACCTAAGCGAAAGAGGCGATCACCCCACACGTCCATTTGTTTCTACACTGAGAACAGTAGAGCACAGTGAGCGGACAGTGGGTGCCTCAGTCGTCCTCACCTGTAGTCAGGAACCACCGGCAGAGAGAAGGCCATCGGGGAAGGCAGGGCTGGCAACAAGGATGGCGAGCAGGCACCATTCATAAAAATCTGTGTCTTGGCTCCTGGCTGACTCAGACCTGTAACAGAAAAGCCTGAGTCATGGACATGGGCAGCTGATCTGAGCAAACAATTGGCTGTGGTTTCTGTTTGACTGCAGACAGGGTCATGCAGTGCCCCAAGCTGGCTCTGAAATGCCACCTTGGCCTATGGGTGCCAGGCATGGGCAAGCAGCACAATGGCCGGTCCCCACCTGCATCCCATCACCCCGAAGGTGCATCCCCCACTGCACTACCCACATTGGACTGATGTGTGAATTTTCCCACCTTTGTTCAAGTCTATGTAGCAGCAGCTGCCCTAGCTTCTGATGCAAACCAAGACTCTCATTGTGCACTATCAATAGTGAGGTGAAGGTGGGCatgctggcgcacacctttaatagcaacacttgagaggcagaggcaggcagatctctgaagctagcctagtctacagagcaagttctagagaaaccctgtcatgaaaaacccaaccaaagaataaaaacaaaacctagtGAGGTGGGCAGCACTGTGCTGGGAGGGAACTCAAATTCTGGGTGCTCTGGCTTCTACTCTCCTGAGGCCAGGAGCATCCCTTCCTGAGCAGCAACCACCAGAAACGTCCTACACTGCTTCAGAACACGGCAAGCCTTCTCATTAGCTCTGTCAGCTTCTGACACCTGGTCTGAGTATGCACAGCGCTCCAGATGTCACACATGTCCTTCCCTTAAGGAGAGAATGTGGGGTTCACACACTAAGTAGCTCATTGTCGCCTTCTGTGCTCACATCCACCATGCTCTGAACATCAGGGACTGCCCTGCAGCCTgggaaagaaagcaggagaggCTCTCAGACTGAAACAAGAGCCAGGGGCTGAGGCTCTCCCTGTCTAAACTGTTCCCCCTGTTCACCTAGTATCTAGTTAGGGTTTTTATCGCTGTGAAGACAACACTATGATCACAGTAACTCTTACAacgaaaacatttagttgaggtggaggcttacagtttcagaggttcagtccattatcatcatgacagggagcactGTAgcatcatgcaggcagacatgatgctggctatatcttgaccagaaggcagcaggaagttgactgactgtcacactgatgAAGTTTGAGAAATGAGACCTTTTGAGGAAGTCTTTGGGCTTCCCCCAACACCTtcatccaacaaagccacacctactccaacaaggccactccctTTGaaggccatttcctttcaaaccaccacatccagaGAGATAGTAAGAGAGCAAATCACAGTCCCACTGAAGTGACATCTTGCCAACCAATGCAGTGGTAGCAAGGAGAAGTGAaatgagggaagggaggggaggggagaggatggggaggatggaggagagggagaaggagtaTGGTATTCATCTTATTTATCTTCAAACACGTGCACCCGAGTTTGAGTCTCAGAAcctatagtttttaaaaaggtgcCAGAAGCTGGGTGTAgtgtcacatttttaaaaaatttttacgtttatttcatgtgttcatgttttgcctgcatatgtgtatgagtatcATCTGAGTGCCTGgtatccatggaggtcagagaacaatacTGGATCCCTGGCACTGGAAatacagccagttgtgagctgccaagtgggtgctggaaatcaaacccaggtcctctggaagaacagacagtgagtgttcttaaccactgagccatctctccagaccaaaggTTCTCAACACAGGGGTCACATACCagagatatcctgcatatcagatatttacattaggattcagaacagtagcaaaatatgTACAATTGTGTTGTACTATTAtaaagaaagtaattttatggttggggtcactacaacatgaggaactgtattaaagggttatggcattaggaaggttgagaaccactgttatagCCCCTGGCACTTGACTTTAACCCCaccatttgagaggcagaggcaagcagatctttgtaagCATGAGACCAGTCTCATGCTGGTCTATATTAtgacctgtattttttttttaagccattcATGGAGGCACATGCCCTTGCAATCTTAAGAGCTGCGGAGGCAGAGACCTAGAAACTTGGCTCACTGGCTAGCCTTCTTGACAAGTTCCAGGGCAATGAGAGATGGGTCCTGAAGAACGACATTTgaagatggagagacagacagacacagacacagacacagacacacacacacacacacacacacacacacacacacacacacacacacacacggtctctAAGCCAGTAAAGTATGGGAATGTACAAAGCCAGCCTGACTCCTGCAAGCCAGGGGTCTTCCCTACCTACAACTCTACAGAACCTGCAGGTCACAAAAGATGCTCTCAGAACCCACGCCCAACATCACATTCTTGGCCATCTGTgataacttctctctctctctctctctctctctctctctctctctctctccctctccctctccctctccctctccctctccctctccctctccctctccctctccctctccctctccctctccctctctcctgggactcactctgtagaccaggctgcctctgctctccagcgctgggattaacggcgtgcacCAATGGTGCCCGTTGTTTATATTTGCACATTTTGAACTGTACTGTGACTgatgcatatgcacacactacAAGCATGTGGAGGAGAGAACAGGCTGTGGAAACTGCCCCCTGCCTTGGTGTGGGTTCCACGGAGTCAACTGAGACTGCTTCACTACGAGCCAGCTCGCTGGTCCAGTGACAGTTTAAACTGTGTCTCATGACTGTGTAATTTCAGCTCTTTAGGTAATTCTGACGGTCTTAGCTCAGGGAGAGTGCTAGCCTAGTAGAACTGAGGTGCTGGGTTCTGTCCCTAGTGCAGCGAAGAAACACCAAGCCATTTCCCTTCAACCCCCAAACCTGTTATTATGAAGTTAGCTAACCACTGCATAGCTAGTGTGCATGTCATAAGAGCCAAAAGTGGGGCCACCAAAGCCTTCTCTGTGCAGAGCGTCCCACAGTACACACCTGGCTTCGGGGCCGCTTGTGTGTCCTGTAGCTCCAGGGCAGACCCTAGGTTCTCACTGGCTTTGGGGCCATGCTGACTTGGTTTGTGTCCCAGGAGGCGGTACTTGTAGAAGTCCATCATTAGGAACTCGTTAAACTGCACGTGCTCGTGCCGCTTCAAGGGCGTGCCATGGCTGGACCAGCTGAGCCGC is from Microtus pennsylvanicus isolate mMicPen1 chromosome 1, mMicPen1.hap1, whole genome shotgun sequence and encodes:
- the Alkbh2 gene encoding DNA oxidative demethylase ALKBH2, with translation MDRFLVRPDSGDLRGGGEEPVPSGGASGGQSSPSWQHLRAQGLNCDYTILFGKAEADEIFRELEQEVEYFTGALAKVQVFGKWHSVPRKQATYGDAGLTYTFSGLTLTPKPWIPVLERVRDRIFGVTGQTFNFVLINRYKDGCDHIGEHRDDERELAPGSPIASVSFGACRDFLFRHKDSRGKRPRQTVEVVKLQLAHGSLLMMNHPTNTHWYHSLPIRKKVLAPRVNLTFRKILPTKK